The following are encoded in a window of Pongo abelii isolate AG06213 chromosome 14, NHGRI_mPonAbe1-v2.0_pri, whole genome shotgun sequence genomic DNA:
- the PHF11 gene encoding PHD finger protein 11 isoform X3: MKCNTFVRQVKEEHGRHTDATVKVPFLKKCKEAGLLNYLLEEILDKVHSIPEKLMDETTSESDYEEIGSALFDCRLFEDTLVNFQAAIEKKIHASQQRWQQLKEEIELLQDLKQTLCSFQENRDLMSSSTSISSLSY, translated from the exons ATGAAATGTAATACATTCGTAAGACAAGTGAAAGAAGAGCATGGCAGACACACAG ATGCAACTGTGAAAGTTCCTTTTCTTAAGAAATGCAAGGAAGCAGGACTTCTTAATTATTTACTTGAAGAAATATTAGACAAAGTTCATTCAATTCCAGAAAAACTCATGGATGAGACTACTTCAGAATCAG ACTATGAAGAAATCGGGAGTGCACTTTTTGACTGCAGATTGTTCGAAGACACATTAGTAAATTTTCAAGCAG caatagagaaaaaaattcatgctTCTCAACAAAGGTGGCAGCAGTTGAAGGAAGAGATTGAGCTACTTCAGGACTTAAAACAAACCTTGTGCTCTTTTCAAGAAAATAGAGATCTTATGTCAAGTTCTACATCAATATCATCCCTGTCTTATTAG